The Bifidobacterium sp. WK012_4_13 genome contains the following window.
TCTAACTTAACCCATTGCCTGCCATAAGCAACAGCAAGTCGCCGGGAAGCGGAAGGAACACCTTATTTCTGGGTGTGTCGTGAACGCATCAGATCGAGCGCGATCTGCAGGTCGGAAGGATAGTGCGAGTCGACTCGAGTCCAGACATGCGTTCTGGGATGTCGAAATTCCAGGCGCATCGCATGAAGCCATTGCCTCTCGAGGCCAAGGGACTCAGCCATCTTCGGGTTGGCTCCATACATATGGTCACCCACGAGAGGATGGTTGATCGAAGAGAAATGCACACGAATCTGGTGCGTCCTTCCGGTCTCGAGATTCACACTCACCAAGGTTGCAGCGGAAAACCGCTCCAGCACATCCCAGTGTGTGACTGCATCCTTGCCCATAGGCGTGACCGTGAAACGAAAGTCCGAAACCTTGGCCCGACCTATCGGCGCCTCGATCGTAGCCCTGTCCTGCTCCAGATTGCCTTGAACCAGCGCATGATAGGTCTTTGCAACCTCATGGTTTGCGAACTGCCTGCGCATCTCCTTATATGCAAGCTCCGACTTGCAGACGAGCATGAGACCGCTTGTGCCCACATCCAGACGACTCACGATGCCGTGTCTGCCGGGAGCTCCGTAGCTTGTTATGTGCACTCCCCTGGCAATGAGGCTTCCCAGAACGGTCGGCCCTGACCAGCCTACAGATGCATGCGCAGCCACGCCCACAGGCTTGTCCACGACGACGATGTCGTCGTCCTCATAGGCAATCGCCATTTCAGTGGCTATGGGTTCGCTGCGAGGCTCCGGCCGCTCAAGACGAACCTCCATCGTGTCACCGGCCAGCAGGACGGTCGATTTCGAAAAGCTGCGATCGCTCAGCTCAGCGTGTCCGGAATCGATCAGATCGCTTGCCTTCGCGCGAGACAGGCCAAGCATCTTTGACAGGGCGACATCGAATCTTCTGCCGACAAGCGCATCCGGTACGGGAAGAATCCTGTTCGCTGCCTCAGGATCATTCATTGCCGTCATCAGCATCGGCCGTCCGACCACTCATTCTCCAAGGAACACCGATGCTTACCAGCACGACCATGCCCACTCCGGCACACATCAGAAAGATGTCAGCGACATTGCCGACCGACCAGCCATAATCAAGAAAATCGACGACCTTGCCGTTGAGCACTCCATCCGCATAGGCCACCCGATCGATCAGATTGCCGGCGGCACCGGAAAATGCCATTCCGAGAACGACTATCCAAGCCATCGATGTCGCACGGCAGGCAATCGCTGCGATCACGATGCATGCGACGATCGCAAGGACTGAAATCACCCATGTCGAGTTTGAGCCAAAGCCAAGCGACGCTCCCGGATTCCTGAGAAGGCGGAGCGACAGCAGGTGCGGAATCACCGTTCGAGACTCGGTGAGTGACAGGTATCTGAGCGCCAGCAGCTTGCTGACACGATCGAGAACGAGACCGAGAAGCGCCACGCAAGAGAAAACGGCCACGCTTCTGCGCGGCCGTTGTGCAGCAATTCTCGAAGGAGCATTGCCGTTAGCTGTCACTTATCTTCGCCCTTGTCTGAACCAATGCCATCGAAGGAATCAGTGTTGGACACCTGAGACACAAGCTGACCGAGGAAGGACTTGAGACGACTGCGATATTCAGTCTCGAACTGCTTGAGACCCTGGATATTGCCTTCGATGACCTTCGACTGCGCGACAAGCTTGTCCTTGACGTCCGCCGAGTATTGATCGGCCGCAGAACGGGTGTTGCGATCGTATGCCTGTGCCTTCTGATGGACCTCGACCTCATAGGTGTCGGCCTCGGCACGCTTGTTCTTCGAATACGTATCGGCATCCTGGCGCGTCTTGCCTGAATATGCGTCAGCCTCCGTGCGAACGCGATCGGAATAGCCATCGGCCTCGTCGTGGACGCGCTTTGAATAGTTGTCGGCATCGGCATGGGTGCGGTTCATATAGGAATCGCCCTGGGCGATCAAGTCATCATGCTTGGCCTGACCATCGGCAACAAGCTCGGCACCCTTGGCCTTGCCCTTGTCAACGTATTGATCGTGCAGCTGCATCGCAAGCGTGAGCATGGCCGTCGCGCGCTCTGGCTCGGAATTCGCATCCGCACCGGCTCCAGCAATCTTCTTCAGGCTGCCAGTCTCGGTCGAAGGCTCCATCTTGGAAACCTGCTGACGAAGCTGCTCCTCACGCTGCTTGGACTCATCAAGCTGATGTGACAGGGTGTCGTTCTTCGTGGCGAAGTCACGGGCGCTCTGCTGGACCTGGAAGAGCTGCTGCTTGCTCTGCCCGAGCTGCTGCGCGAGCTCTTCTCCCTTGGTTCTGAACTGATCGCGTTCCTTGCTCACTGCCGCGAGCTGATCGTTCAGCGCCTGCGTGTTATTGCCCTTGGCCGCCTGGGCCGTGAGCTGGTCGATCTGGGAATTCAGCTGGTCGACCTGCTGCTTCAGCTGATCGTTCTGCTGACTCAGAGCCTGCACCTGCTGCTGCGCCTCGTTGAGTTCGCGGGAGCTGTCCTGGGCGGCGGAACCTTGCTTTTCAGCCTGTTCATCCTTGAGTTGCTTGTTCTCTGTCTGCAGAGCCTCGAGCTGATTCGTCAAGTCGGAAATCTTGGTGTTCAGGCTCGTCACATCAGGACTGAGTGATTGCGTCGATGCACCACCTTGAACTGCCTTCTGTCCGAGAGCCTCAACGGTCTCAGTTACCTGATCGAGGAAGTCGTCCACCTCGTCAACGTCATACCCTTCCTTAAACCTCACGGTCTGGAAGATATGCTCTCTAATGTCCTTTGGCGTCAAAAGAGCCATTAATGTCCCACCTCGCTTCAAGCAACATGCTTTGCATTCTTGGTATCAAATCAAGACTTTAGCACGTAGCTGAGTCTTGTGTCCTTCAAGCGACCGCAACACGCTAGATAAGCACTTGCAAAACGACAAGAACGAAGTATAGAACCATGAAACTCATGTCAAGCTGTATGGCACCAAGCGACAGAGGAGGTATGAATCGTCTGAGCCAGCGCAGCGGCGGATCCGTAAGACGATAGACGATGCCTATCAGTGAGGCGACCACGCCTCTCGGATACCACCGTGGAGCAAGGATCCGAGACCAGTCGAGGATCATCCGAGCAAACAGAATCATCAGATACGCGCTGATTGCCCAGTGGAGTATTGCAAAAATCAACGAAACGAGCATGACGCTCACACTAGCAGACAACGCCTGACCGCAAGCTGGGCGTTGTCTTCGAACATTCAGTCCGAGAACAGGTCATGGGAAGCGGAGCTTGGCTTGGGGTCCTCGACCTTGATGTTGACCTGGGCCGGGCTCAGCAGGAACACACGTGGCGTCACCCTCTCGATCGAGCCACGGACTCCGAATACGACACCTGCGGAAAAGTCGACGATCCTATAGGCGACCGCCTCGGTGACGTTGGATAGATTGAGCACGACTGGCACACCGTCGCGCAGCGCCCGCCCCACAAGCTGTGCATCCTCGTAGGACTTCGGCAGGATGGTCGTTATTCGGCTGATTCTCGTCGAGAAATCACCATGGTTGCGCAATGGCACGGAATTCGAGGGTTCCTGGGACATGGGAGTAACCGACCGATCGCTGTCGAAATCCGAGACGGCATTGTCATCCTGCGCCGAATCGATGTCCGCATCCTCATCCACAACGTCTGCCATACCGAGGTATGACATGGCATTCTTCATGAAATTCGCCATTTTAGCCCCTTACCCAATCAGCGAAGAAAATCAGGAATATCGAGATCCCCGGAATCAGATGAATTCTCGGACTCCGTGGAACCATAGTCATCGTGCCTTAGCTCCGCAGCAACGTTGCGTTGGGCCGGAGCCTCCTCCACTCGCACGACGCGATGTTCGGAAGTCTGGTCGGAGGCGGCAGCCTCTGTCTGCTCATCGCTCGACTTATGAATCGGCGTCAGCGGAGGAACGATGGGCTGCTTGCTGCCTTCTGCCTTATGCTGAGGCTGGTGCGCTGCGTGAGCGCCATCTTCATCATTCTTGGAATTCGCGTCGAAGCCAGCAGCGATGACGGTGACTCTGACCTCGTCGCCATATGCGTCATCAAGCGCAAGGCCCCAGATGATCTGCGCCTCGGGGTGAATGGCATTCTGCACCAGCTGAACGGCGGCGGATGCCTCCTGCATGCTCAAATCCGTTGGACCTGCAATGTTGATCAAAGCCCCGTGGGCCCCTTCGATGCTCTCCTCAAGCAAAGGCGAGCTTATTGCGATTTCAGCGGCCTGAGTTGCCCTATCCTCACCCCGGGCTGCCCCAATGCCAAACAGTGCGGTTCCTGAATCCTTGAGTATCGCGGTGACATCCGAGAAATCAACGTGGATGTAGGAATTCATCGTGATCAGATCCGTGATGCCCTGAACGCCGGCGAGCAATGCCGTGTCGGCGGTCTTGAAGGCATCCATGACGCTTACCGTTCGGTCAGAAAGATCAAGAAGCCGATCGTTGGGAATGACGATGAGGGCATCGACCTCATTGCGGAGATTGTCGATGCCGGTTTCGGCCGAAGAGGCACGACGCGGCCCTTCGAAGGAGAACGGGCGGGTGACCACCGCTATCGTCAATGCACCGAGCTGACGCGCGCTTCTTGCGACGAGAGGACTTGCACCGGTTCCGGTGCCACCGCCCTCGCCCGCCGTGACGAACACCATGTCGGAAGCCTTCAAGGCCTCCTCTATGTCAGATTGGTGATCCTGCGCAGCCTTCGCGCCTCGTTCGGGATCGGCACCGGCGCCCAGGCCACGACTGGAATTGTCCGACAACGAGATCTTGACATCCGCGTCTGAACGCAGCAGATCCTTGGCATCGGTATTCACAGCAACGAATTCAACGTTCTGCAGTCCTTCGGCAATCATTCGGTTGACTGCATTGCCACCTGCACCACCAACACCGACGACCTTGATGTTGGTTTTGTCGTTGAAATTGTCAATCTGGGCAATCTCGCTCACAGTAAGCTCCTGTTCTCACGCTTTGTTCCAACTCTATCGCAGTTCATACCCTTAACAAGCGCTATTTCGGGCGTGTATCGTTGTTTTTTTGAAATCAGCAACAATCCCCCCTAGGTCACTCCAGACTAGTCGGTAGTTGCTCTCCATGACAACATTGCGGAAAAAATGGCTGTGTCGAAGCATGACGGAACGCCATGGAATCTCTTCAGCACGCCTTTCCTCACCCATGCGGGCATCCCGCGAGCCGCATCATGACGATCGGGTCATTGCAGGAGCGAGACAGAACGAGGCCGTCAGAACGATGGGTGGCTATCCAACCCAGAAGGCATGCCCACACCCATAGCGACCCCTTCGCTAATATGAAGCATCCATGGGATCGTCCCCGAAAAGCTGCTTGCGTGCCTCAGGCGGCATTGTCCTGGAATCCAACCACCCGTATGGCAGATGAACCTTTCGCGCGTATCTGACACGGCCACGAGGCTTGTCTGCTATCTCCATCGGGAATGGTGTGTCCGCATCGAATCGAGCGACCTTCGCATCCACGTCTGCAACGCTTTCGCATTCCATGAATGCGCGACGAGCCTCGCCGCCGACGGGAAAGCCCTTGAGATACCAAGCCACATGCTTGCGAAGATCGTGAACCGCCATCTTCTCATCACCGTCATAGAACTCGGTGAGAAGTCTGGCATGTCTGGCGATGATTTCACCGATCTGGCCCAGCGTCGGGTTGACACGCTCGGAAGAACCGTTGAGCGCGTTGGCTATGTCTGCGAAAAGCCATGGCCTGCCCTGGCATCCACGACCCACGGCGACGCCGGCGCAGCCTGTCTGGCTCATCATTTCGAGAGCGTCCTCCGCCGTCCATATATCACCGTTCCCGAATACCGGGATGCTCAATTCCTCCGCCAGCTGTGCGATTCGATTCCAGTCGGAATGACCGCCATAGTATTCCGCGGTCGTTCTCGCATGGAGCGTTACTGCGGCGCAGCCTTCCTCCTGAGCGATATGGCCGGCTTCAAGAAATGTCTCATGCTCATGATCGATGCCGACCCTGATCTTGGCCGTGACGGGAATGCCCGCCGGCTCGCACACGCCAACGACTCGATGAATCAGTTCCGCAAAGACATCCAGCTTCCATGGCAGGGCTGAGCCACCGCCGTGACGAGTGACCTTGGGAGCAGGGCACCCGAAATTCAGGTCGACGTGATCGGCCATATCGCCGTCAGCGACCATCGCCGCAGCCTGACGCGTTATATCCGGATTGACGCCATAAAGCTGAAGAGAACGTGGATGTTCACTGGGAGCGAAACGACAGAGCCTGAATGCCTTCGGATTCCTTGCAACCAGCGCGCGTGCGGTGATCATCTCGGCGACGTAGAGACCGTGTGGACCGAATTGTTCGCACAGCACCCGGAATGGCCAATTGGTGACCCCGGCCATAGGTGACAGCATGACAGGCGTCTCGATGTGCAGCTTCCCCAGATTGACGCCATCGAAGCGTCTATCCCTACTCGACGGAAGCGCCGACTGAGTTCCTTCGAACGCTTGCGCTTCTTGGATCCGCTGCCCGCCCTGAACCGATGATCTCTGTCGAGGAGAATCGGAAGACTCCAACGCCTCTGCAGACACGGAAGTCTCAGCAGCCACGGAAACCTCAGCAGATACAGAAGCGTCGGCGTCCTGAACCTTCAGCCCATCACGACCCTGAACATCCCCGGTATCCATATCGCCTCTCAATCAGCGTCACATCGTCTTGGCGAACGCCCATCTAGACGTCCCCTTCGCGGCGTTGTCAACGCTCAGTAGCTTCCGCCTGCCTCAGCGACCTTCACGGGTGCCGATTCATCGATTCCCTGCTCCTGCGAAACGTCCACCGAGCCATCCGCAGCGGTCGAGCCAGTGATGCTCGCCGGGCCTTCGGGATATCGCACGCGCCTCTCCTGAATGCGAGCGCGCACATACTCCTCGACCTTGTCAAGCGCGACGCGTTCCTGCTTCATCGTGTCACGATCACGGATTGTCACGGCTTGGTCATTAGGCGTATCGAAGTCGACGGTGATGCACAGCGGCGTGCCGATTTCGTCTTCGCGACGGTAACGACGGCCGATTGCACCCGACTCGTCATAGTCGATCATCCATTCGTTCTGCCGCAGGTCACCTGCGAGATTATGTGCGATGGACTGCAGCTCGGGCTTCTTGGAAAGGGGCAGGACGGCGGCCTTCACAGGAGCGAGTCGTGGATCGAGACGCAACACCGTACGACGGTCGACTCCTCCCTTGGTGTTCGGAGCCTCGTCGACATCATATGCATCCACCAGGAATGCCATCAGGGATCGAGTCAGACCAGCGGCCGGCTCGATGACGAACGGCGTGTATTTCTGTCCCGATGCCTGATCGAAGTAGCTCAGATCCTCACCCGAATGCTTTGCATGGGCACCAAGATCGAAATCGGTTCGATTGGCAACGCCCTCGAGCTCACCCCACTGCGAGCCTTGGAATCCAAAGCGGTATTCGATGTCGACGGTTCGCTTCGCATAATGCGCGAGCTTCTCCTTCGGATGTTCGTAGTGACGCAGGTTCTCTGCCTTGACACCCAGATCGGTATACCAGCGCGTGCGGGTATCAATCCAGTATTGATGCCAGTCCTCGTCTGTTCCCGGCTGAACGAAGAACTCCATTTCCATCTGTTCGAATTCACGGGTCCTGAATATGAAGTTGCCCGGGGTGATCTCGTTACGGAAGCTCTTGCCCATGTTGGCGATTCCGAATGGGGGCTTTGAGCGCGAGGAACCCATCACATTCTTGAAATCGACGAAAATGCCCTGCGCCGTCTCCGGTCGCAGATAATGAAGGCTGCTGTCATCCTGAACCGGTCCGAGGTGGGTCTGCAGCATCATGTTGAAGTCGCGAGGCTCCGTCCAGTTTCCCTTGGTTCCGCAGTCGGGGCACGGAATGTCCTTCAATCCGTCCTTCGGCTCATGACCGTGCTTCTCGAAGTATGCCTCCTCCAAGGTATCGGCGCGATGACGCTTGTGGCAAGACAAGCACTCGATCAGGGGATCATTGAATACCGAGACATGACCTGAGGCAACCCATACTTCGGTGGGAAGAATGATCGAGGTATCGACGCCGACCACATCGCCGCGGGTGATGACCATGGAACGCCACCATTCGCGCTTGATGTTGTCCTTGAGCGCAACCCCGAGCGGCCCGTAATCCCATGCGGAACGCGTACCGCCATAGATTTCCCCAGCCGGAAACACAAAGCCACGACGCTTCGCCAAAGACACCACTGCATCAAGTCTGGATTCTGACACGGAACACCTCTTGTTGGATTTCACCGGGATTTGAACGAGTTCAAGATTATAGCCACCGCATGACACACCCATCGCATGTCACATGCGGAATCGTGAGGCCTGTCGCCCGTGATTCGGGGGGAATTGCGTGAAGGGCCGTACGTGACGGACAGCACGAACCTTCATCCTTGACCTGGATGCGGGCTGCGCGGCAACGGGAGCCACATGTCTGCGTTGTCATTTATCGTGAAAAAGTCGTGCAGGGGAACTCGCAGCGAGTTGAGAAGGTACAAACCTGACCCTTGGAACCTGTTGGTTAAGACCATCGTAGGGAGGCATGCAATGACCGAATCATTGCCAATCACATCATCCAAAGCAGCATCGCCCTCTTCGGGGCGTCAGGCGTTCCGACCCATGTCACCGGACAGTCCAATCCGCGAGAGGATCAGAGAGGCCTGCGCGATGGTTCGGCAGAAGACTCCTCTGGCCCAGTCCTTCACGAACTTCGTGACGATGAACCTCGTCGCCAACGCGCAGCTTGCAGCAGGTGGCAGTGCGGCGATGAGCTTCCTTCCGGACGACATAGTCGATATCGATGACATATCAGGCGCGAGCTACATCAATGTAGGAACGCTGCTTCCCTCGTATAGGGAGACACTTGAAAAGATCGCACAGGTCTTCTTCGAAAGGCAGTCCCTGTGGGTCCTCGACCCTGTCGCCGCAGGGCTTGGAGCCACGAGAACGGCGATCCTCAGGTCATTTGCGAACTATCCGCCGACGATAGTGCGCGCAAACGCCTCTGAGACAATCGCGCTCTGTGGCATATGGGGCATCAGCCTGGGCCCTGACTCACATGGCGGGATGAATCGTCCAGCCGGTGTCGAGACGGTCGATGACGTCGACAGCGCAATGCCCTATGCAATCGAGCTCGCACGCTATCTGCGCGCCCACAACTCGACGCACACGGCTGCCGTCGCCGTGTCAGGAGAGTGCGATCTGATCACTGACGGGGAACGGAGCTTCAGACTTCCCGGCGGCGATGCGATGATGACGAAGATCACCGGTGCCGGCTGCTCCCTGGGAGGCGTCACCGCAAGCTACCTTGCGGTTTCCGATCCTCTTATCGCAGCGACTGCGGCCTCGCTGCACTATAATCGCGCTTCCGAAAAGGCAGGCGCCGTCGCGAAGGGACCGGGCAGCTTCCAAGCGGAATTCCTGGATGCATTGTGGCAGACCCAGCCGGACGAAATCTGTGCCAGTGACATCATCGAGTCGCGCTGAATCGTGCGTCGATGCTGGGAGTACGCGATTGCTTGACATTGAGCGTCAAATCGAGATATGAACCCAGATCGCACATGACAGCCCGAAATATGCATTCAATACGCATTCAAGAAGATCAGGAGGTAGCAAATGGAAGGTGCAGAGGAATCTGAGCATTTCCAATCATTGCGTGACTCACTCGACATCTCGGCTTATCTGGTGATAGGACCCGAGAACACCAAGGGCCGAGATGTCGCTGCAATCGTAGGGGACGCTCTGTTGGGAGGCATCACGTGCGTGCAGCTGAGGGCAAAGCATTCCGACGCGTCACAGATAGTCGCTCTTGCCCGTCAGATCGCGGATGTCATCAGCCGTGCAGGAAAAAGCGACAGCGTCGCCTTTGTCATTGACGACCGCGTCGATGTCGTCTGGCAATGCCGTTGCATGGGAATCAAGGTCGATGGCGTCCATGTCGGGCAGACCGACATGGACGTACGCTATTGCAGAAGACTGCTGGGACCGAACGCGGTCATTGGCCTTTCCGCAGCGACAGACAGGCTTGTGGACTTGGTGAATGAGCTTCCTTCAGGAATCATCGACTATGTCGGAGCGGGTCCAGTCCATCCATCGGCAAGCAAGCCGGATTGCGGTGTCGACGC
Protein-coding sequences here:
- a CDS encoding RluA family pseudouridine synthase gives rise to the protein MNDPEAANRILPVPDALVGRRFDVALSKMLGLSRAKASDLIDSGHAELSDRSFSKSTVLLAGDTMEVRLERPEPRSEPIATEMAIAYEDDDIVVVDKPVGVAAHASVGWSGPTVLGSLIARGVHITSYGAPGRHGIVSRLDVGTSGLMLVCKSELAYKEMRRQFANHEVAKTYHALVQGNLEQDRATIEAPIGRAKVSDFRFTVTPMGKDAVTHWDVLERFSAATLVSVNLETGRTHQIRVHFSSINHPLVGDHMYGANPKMAESLGLERQWLHAMRLEFRHPRTHVWTRVDSHYPSDLQIALDLMRSRHTQK
- a CDS encoding signal peptidase II, with amino-acid sequence MAVFSCVALLGLVLDRVSKLLALRYLSLTESRTVIPHLLSLRLLRNPGASLGFGSNSTWVISVLAIVACIVIAAIACRATSMAWIVVLGMAFSGAAGNLIDRVAYADGVLNGKVVDFLDYGWSVGNVADIFLMCAGVGMVVLVSIGVPWRMSGRTADADDGNE
- a CDS encoding DivIVA domain-containing protein; this encodes MALLTPKDIREHIFQTVRFKEGYDVDEVDDFLDQVTETVEALGQKAVQGGASTQSLSPDVTSLNTKISDLTNQLEALQTENKQLKDEQAEKQGSAAQDSSRELNEAQQQVQALSQQNDQLKQQVDQLNSQIDQLTAQAAKGNNTQALNDQLAAVSKERDQFRTKGEELAQQLGQSKQQLFQVQQSARDFATKNDTLSHQLDESKQREEQLRQQVSKMEPSTETGSLKKIAGAGADANSEPERATAMLTLAMQLHDQYVDKGKAKGAELVADGQAKHDDLIAQGDSYMNRTHADADNYSKRVHDEADGYSDRVRTEADAYSGKTRQDADTYSKNKRAEADTYEVEVHQKAQAYDRNTRSAADQYSADVKDKLVAQSKVIEGNIQGLKQFETEYRSRLKSFLGQLVSQVSNTDSFDGIGSDKGEDK
- a CDS encoding YggT family protein, which encodes MLVSLIFAILHWAISAYLMILFARMILDWSRILAPRWYPRGVVASLIGIVYRLTDPPLRWLRRFIPPLSLGAIQLDMSFMVLYFVLVVLQVLI
- a CDS encoding cell division protein SepF; its protein translation is MANFMKNAMSYLGMADVVDEDADIDSAQDDNAVSDFDSDRSVTPMSQEPSNSVPLRNHGDFSTRISRITTILPKSYEDAQLVGRALRDGVPVVLNLSNVTEAVAYRIVDFSAGVVFGVRGSIERVTPRVFLLSPAQVNIKVEDPKPSSASHDLFSD
- the ftsZ gene encoding cell division protein FtsZ, which encodes MSEIAQIDNFNDKTNIKVVGVGGAGGNAVNRMIAEGLQNVEFVAVNTDAKDLLRSDADVKISLSDNSSRGLGAGADPERGAKAAQDHQSDIEEALKASDMVFVTAGEGGGTGTGASPLVARSARQLGALTIAVVTRPFSFEGPRRASSAETGIDNLRNEVDALIVIPNDRLLDLSDRTVSVMDAFKTADTALLAGVQGITDLITMNSYIHVDFSDVTAILKDSGTALFGIGAARGEDRATQAAEIAISSPLLEESIEGAHGALINIAGPTDLSMQEASAAVQLVQNAIHPEAQIIWGLALDDAYGDEVRVTVIAAGFDANSKNDEDGAHAAHQPQHKAEGSKQPIVPPLTPIHKSSDEQTEAAASDQTSEHRVVRVEEAPAQRNVAAELRHDDYGSTESENSSDSGDLDIPDFLR
- the dusB gene encoding tRNA dihydrouridine synthase DusB gives rise to the protein MLSPMAGVTNWPFRVLCEQFGPHGLYVAEMITARALVARNPKAFRLCRFAPSEHPRSLQLYGVNPDITRQAAAMVADGDMADHVDLNFGCPAPKVTRHGGGSALPWKLDVFAELIHRVVGVCEPAGIPVTAKIRVGIDHEHETFLEAGHIAQEEGCAAVTLHARTTAEYYGGHSDWNRIAQLAEELSIPVFGNGDIWTAEDALEMMSQTGCAGVAVGRGCQGRPWLFADIANALNGSSERVNPTLGQIGEIIARHARLLTEFYDGDEKMAVHDLRKHVAWYLKGFPVGGEARRAFMECESVADVDAKVARFDADTPFPMEIADKPRGRVRYARKVHLPYGWLDSRTMPPEARKQLFGDDPMDASY
- a CDS encoding glycine--tRNA ligase gives rise to the protein MSESRLDAVVSLAKRRGFVFPAGEIYGGTRSAWDYGPLGVALKDNIKREWWRSMVITRGDVVGVDTSIILPTEVWVASGHVSVFNDPLIECLSCHKRHRADTLEEAYFEKHGHEPKDGLKDIPCPDCGTKGNWTEPRDFNMMLQTHLGPVQDDSSLHYLRPETAQGIFVDFKNVMGSSRSKPPFGIANMGKSFRNEITPGNFIFRTREFEQMEMEFFVQPGTDEDWHQYWIDTRTRWYTDLGVKAENLRHYEHPKEKLAHYAKRTVDIEYRFGFQGSQWGELEGVANRTDFDLGAHAKHSGEDLSYFDQASGQKYTPFVIEPAAGLTRSLMAFLVDAYDVDEAPNTKGGVDRRTVLRLDPRLAPVKAAVLPLSKKPELQSIAHNLAGDLRQNEWMIDYDESGAIGRRYRREDEIGTPLCITVDFDTPNDQAVTIRDRDTMKQERVALDKVEEYVRARIQERRVRYPEGPASITGSTAADGSVDVSQEQGIDESAPVKVAEAGGSY
- a CDS encoding hydroxyethylthiazole kinase: MTESLPITSSKAASPSSGRQAFRPMSPDSPIRERIREACAMVRQKTPLAQSFTNFVTMNLVANAQLAAGGSAAMSFLPDDIVDIDDISGASYINVGTLLPSYRETLEKIAQVFFERQSLWVLDPVAAGLGATRTAILRSFANYPPTIVRANASETIALCGIWGISLGPDSHGGMNRPAGVETVDDVDSAMPYAIELARYLRAHNSTHTAAVAVSGECDLITDGERSFRLPGGDAMMTKITGAGCSLGGVTASYLAVSDPLIAATAASLHYNRASEKAGAVAKGPGSFQAEFLDALWQTQPDEICASDIIESR
- a CDS encoding thiamine phosphate synthase, translating into MEGAEESEHFQSLRDSLDISAYLVIGPENTKGRDVAAIVGDALLGGITCVQLRAKHSDASQIVALARQIADVISRAGKSDSVAFVIDDRVDVVWQCRCMGIKVDGVHVGQTDMDVRYCRRLLGPNAVIGLSAATDRLVDLVNELPSGIIDYVGAGPVHPSASKPDCGVDADGQMHVLAVQGIARLAEISRYPVVAGGGVTVADIPALAQTKAAGWFVISAIAGADDPRLAAEKLVRAWDSARRR